A genomic stretch from Juglans microcarpa x Juglans regia isolate MS1-56 chromosome 3S, Jm3101_v1.0, whole genome shotgun sequence includes:
- the LOC121258473 gene encoding uncharacterized protein LOC121258473: MAMKMAAMLRSAGGNMGCTLGLRRLSHIMAFPPPLDGVVDRGVTSQPFVLPEFDRDRDDDNNNSIGFEFPNFTYAGSMELMAVPKRKVSPHKRGIRNGPKALKPIPVIIRCKGCGRVKLPHFYCCSGNRGSVDEQNDATR, from the exons ATGGCCATGAAAATGGCGGCGATGCTGAGGAGCGCCGGGGGTAACATGGGGTGCACGTTAGGGCTTCGGAGGTTGAGCCACATCATGGCTTTTCCTCCGCCACTGGATGGGGTCGTCGACCGTGGGGTCACATCGCAACCGTTCGTTTTGCCGGAGTTCGATCGGGATCGAGACGACGACAACAACAACAGCATCGGGTTCGAGTTCCCAAATTTTACTTATGCTGGATCTATGGAGCTGATGGCTGTCCCCAAGAGGAAG GTTTCTCCCCATAAGAGAGGCATAAGAAATGGACCAAAGGCTTTGAAACCTATTCCTGTGATAATACGGTGCAA GGGCTGTGGTCGGGTCAAGCTGCCCCACTTCTACTGTTGCAGTGGAAATAGAGGAAGTGTCGATGAGCAAAATGATGCAACCAGATGA